A genomic region of Streptomyces rimosus contains the following coding sequences:
- a CDS encoding helix-turn-helix domain-containing protein, which yields MFAGSRETFRDWYPGTEEERQDGAALLVARNRAQRLASVRRRRGLTQRQVAVLMGVPVERVAALEQAEPGAVEVRTLAAYVAALSGRLEVIADFDTERLILG from the coding sequence GTGTTCGCGGGCAGCCGGGAAACCTTCCGCGACTGGTATCCCGGGACCGAGGAGGAGCGGCAGGACGGCGCGGCCCTGCTGGTGGCCCGCAACCGGGCGCAGCGGCTGGCCTCGGTACGCCGCCGCCGGGGCCTGACACAGCGTCAGGTGGCCGTGCTGATGGGCGTGCCCGTCGAGCGTGTGGCGGCGCTGGAGCAGGCCGAGCCCGGCGCCGTCGAGGTGCGTACGCTCGCCGCCTATGTGGCGGCTCTCAGCGGCCGGCTGGAGGTCATCGCGGACTTCGACACCGAGCGGCTGATCCTGGGCTGA